The Pontibacter korlensis sequence CCTTGGCGTCGATCCGGTCGTTCTTGGACTTGTGGCCCAGGCTCTGGGCAAACTTCCTGGCCCGGTTGGGCAGCATCACTACTACCTGGCGACCCTGCTGGTGCAGCCGCCAGGCCAGGTTCTCGTAGTACACCCCGGTGGCCTCCATGATAAAGACGAGCTGCGCTTGCGGGTTTTCCCATTTGCCCGCCCAGCGGCTGAACTCAGCAAAGCCTGTGGGGGTGTTGGCAAATTGGCGTGTGGCTTTCACCACCACCCGGTGCTCTGCTGTGAGCACCGAGAAGCAGGCGTCGAACTTGTCCTTGGCGATGTCGGCGCTCACTGATTGCTTGAGGATCATCATGGCCTAGAAATTAAAAGGTGTAACAAAGACTTGAAACCCGTTGCCCTCCCCACTGCTTTTCTCATGGTCTTATGCCAGATCATCTCCTGTGACCAGATGTCCGTAAGTACTGTTCCGCCTCAAGGGAAGAAGCAGGCAGGGTGGAACTTCCTTTTTTTCTGTATCACCCAAGGTGTACTTGCTTTAGGGCATTCTTGCCATCCTGCCTGTGGTTCCTTTTGTTCTTACTTGTATTTTCCCTACTGGATTCAAAGATATGAGCTGTAGGGCTCGGGCGAGAAGAAGGCGCTTGTGGGGTTTATGGTGGAGGAGCACGGGGTGAGCGTACGTCAGGCCTGCAAGGCGGCGGGTGTAGCCAGAAGCACCTTTGAGTACAAACCGGTAGAGAAAGACGACAGCCAAATAGAAGAGCAGCTACAGTTATTGGTGGAGAAGCACCCGGCCATTGGCTTCTGGCAGTGCTTCCACCGAATCAGGAGAAAGGGCCACGAGTGGAACCACAAGCGGGTGTACAGGGTCTACAGCCAGCTCAGGCTCAACATTCGCAGGAGGCACAAAAAGCGGCTGCCGGCCCGCGTGAAGCAGGCGCTGTTCCAGCCTGATAGGATCAATCAGGTCTGGTCGGTGGATTTTATGAGTGACAGCCTCTGGGACGGGAGAAAGTTCAGGCTGCTCAACATCGTGGACGACTACAACCGGGAGATCCTCACCATGGAGGCGGACCTGTCGATCCCGGCCCTGCGCCTGGTCCGGGTGCTCCGAGTACCTCAAAGAGTTCAGGGGGCTGCCGGAGATGATCCGGGTGGACAACGGGCCGGAGTTTATCTCCCAGAAACTGGAGGACTGGTGCAGGGAGAACAAGGTGAGGCTGGTGTTCATCCAGCCTGGCAAGCCCATGCAGAACGCCTACGTTGAGCGCTGTAACGGCAGTATCAGGAGAGAACTGCTGAACGCTTACGTGTTCAGGACTCTTGACGAGGTGCGGCAGAAGACCGAGGAATGGATGGAGGATTACAACCACCACCGTCCCCACCAGGCGCTGAACTTCAGAACACCGGTGGAATTATTGGAGGAAATGTAACTTGAAAAACCAACTTTACGATGGCGCAAAATCCGGGGAAGCTTACACATAACACCTTTTATGTTTAGTAGGGCCACCTTTCGCTGTCCTGCAAAACAGTCAGGGAAATGGGTAAATTGCGTTTTCGTAGATCACCAATCCCATGACACAGGATAAAAAACACCTACCACAAAACCAAGAAGAAAGAGAGCTGCTACATCACGTTGTTGCACTCATCGAGGAGAGTAAAAAGCAGGTTGCCCTGACGGTTAACCGTGAAGTCACCCTCTTATATTGGCGTGTCGGAAGGGTTATCAATCAGGAGCTCCTACAGGAACAACGAGGGGGTTATGGAGAGCAAATAGTTTCTTCCCTGGCCTCTCACCTGACCAAGTCCTACGGCAGAGGTTGGTCAAAGCGCCACCTGTGGCATTGTGTACGCGTTGCGGACACTTTTCCGGAAGACCAGATTGTGAACGCACTGAGTACACAATTGAGTTGGACGCACCTGCGCATACTGGCAGCGATGGAAGATGAACTCAAAAGGGTGTTTTACACTGAGCTTACCATTCAGGAGCGGTGGAGCACGCGTGTCTTGCAGAAACGAATGGATAGTATGCTGTTTGAGCGTTCTGCCCTATCCAGAAAGCCAGAGGACTTGCTCAGGCAAGAACTCACTCAGCACGTAGAAGTCAGCTGGAGCCGTGACGCCAGATTTAGTCTTCCGGGATCCCTATGTGCTGGACTTCCTGGACTTAAGCGATGCGTACAGCGAGCGGGACCTGAAGTCTGCAATCCTGACGCAACTGCAGCAATTCATTATTGAATTAGGAAGCGACTTTGCCTTTCTGGCGCGTCAGAAAAGAATCATCATAGACAATGAGGACTTCAAGATTGACCTGCTGTTTTACCACCGTGGGCTCAGGCGCCTGGTGGCCATTGACCTGAAGCTGGGCAGATTTAAGGCAGCCTACAAAGGGCAGATGGAGCTGTACCTGAAATGGCTGGACAAGTACGAACGCAAAGAGGGAGAGGAAAGCCCTATCGGCCTGATTCTGTGTGCCGAAAAGAGCCAGGAACAAATCGAGCTATTGGAGCTGGACAAAGGGCATATAAGAGTATCAGAGTACCTCACACAGCTGCCCCCCAAAGAGGTATTTGCCAGCAGGCTGCACAAGGCCATAGAGTTGGCACAGGTACAAAAGGATGAGTAACAATCCATCATGCCTATTTCAAAGCTTATTCATAAAAACAGATCAAATAGAGCTTACCGCCTCCTGCTTAACATATCGCAAATTATAAGGCAATTACTATATAGCATTTCCAGAATGTCAGTCATATCCCCACAAAGAAAGCCTTAAACAGGTTTTGGCAAGTCAGTTCAGTTTATTAACCAGTTGGCCGAAGTGAGAGTGCAGGATAAAACGATATAGCAAATTTTTAAAATTTAATGCATGCTGCAATTTTGTGCCACCATTCTGCGCGAGTGCGATGCCGCAACAGTTACCGGAAGGTAAAGTTCTGGGATAAAGCTATAAATTTATCCCAGAACTTTACATTGATAAAATAAATGTAAGCGAATTCTAGGCAGCTTAGAATTCTTCGTTTAGCGAAAATACATTTTTGCCCCTGTCTGCCATCACCCCCGCCTTTTGGTAATCACCCACACGCTTCTCAAAGAAGTTCGTTTTACCCTGCAGCGAGATCATCTCCATAAAGTCGAATGGGTTAGTTGAGTTGTAAACTTTGCTATAACCTAGTTCTACCAACAGGCGATCGGCCACAAACTCGATGTACTGGCTCATCAGTTTTGCGTTCATGCCGATCAGGTCCACCGGAAGCGAGTCTGTCACAAACTCCTGCTCTATACTTACCGCATCACGAATAATCTCGTGCACGCGCTCCTCTGGCAACTTGTTCTCCAGCATGCTGTATAGCAGACAGGCAAAGTCGCAGTGAACACCCTCGTCGCGGGAGATAAGCTCATTGGAGAAGGTTAAGCCCGGCATCAGGCCGCGCTTCTTCAGCCAGAAGATAGAGCAGAACGAGCCGGAGAAGAAGATGCCCTCCACAGCCGCAAAAGCAATAAGGCGCTCTGTAAAGTTCTCGCTCTCGATCCAGCGCAGCGCCCACTCTCCTTTCTTTTTAACAGCCGGCACTGTTTCCAAGGCACGGAACATACGGTCTTTTTCCTGCTGATCCTTGATATATGTGTCAATCAGCAGGGAGTATGTCTCTGCATGGATATTCTCCATCATGATCTGGAAACCATAGAAGCAACGGGCCTCCGGTATCTGCACCTCATTCATAAAGTTCACGGCCAGGTTCTCGTTCACGATGCCGTCGGAGGCTGCAAAGAAAGCCAGCACATGGCTGATGAAGTGGCGCTCACCGTCGTTCAGGTTCTCCCAATCTTTCATGTCCTGCCCTAGGTCTATTTCCTCTGATACCCAAAAGCTAGCCTCTGCCTTCTTGTACATCTGCCATACTTCTTCGTGCTGGATGGGAAACAGGACAAAGCGGTTGGGATTTTCTTTTAATATCGGTTCCATATATTTTTAGATTTACTTGTGATTCTTCACAACATCATTTGACCAAGGCTACTAGCCGTTGATCCAGGAGAACTGGTACTCCAGCGAGGGGGCCTTTATCCTGTCAGCTACTTTTGTCAGGCGGTCAGCCAGGTTAAATAGGTAGTCTCTGGACCTTTCCGCCTCGTCGCTAAGATGTTTCAGGCTTTCCAGCCGCCACTCTTTCAGCAAATCCTTAAAAATAGCTACATAATCTGCAGCCGTATACACGCCAAGACGCTGTGCAGCATCTGAAAAATGCACGAAAGCCTTACCGGTTTTGCCCCCAAGTTCCCTCAAGAAGTGGGCAGGCATTACAATTTTCTTCCGCATCATGTCTTCCAAAGCCACCAAGGCACCGTTCGGGTCTATTTCTATTATTTTTGAGAAGAAGTATTTGTATGCTTTTGCATGGCGCATCTCGTCTGATGCTATCATCCCGCACATTCTCGACAATCTCATTTCGCCGTGCTTTTTTGCGAGCGAGCCTACGCGGCGGTGTGAGACATTGGTAGCCAGCTCCTGGAAGGAGGTGTAAATAAAATTGCGGTAAGGGTCATGGTCAGTCTGCAGGTCAAAGCCGTCTGCAATCAGGTACTGAGTTGAAACCTCCACCATGCGCGTGTTTATCCTACCGCACAGGTACAGGTACTTGTTTAACAGATCTCCATGCCTGTTTTCCTCAGCGCTCCAGTGCCTGACCCACTTCATCCAGCCGCCTTCGCGATAGCTACCAACACCGCGCACCAAGCTTAGCCATGAAGAGTAGGTGGGAAGCGCCTCTTCGGTGATTGTATCTCCTATCAGCACCACAAGCAAATCGTATGGCAGCCCTTCAGCCCCCTGCTGCAGCTCTTTCAGGTCACTATGGAAAGTATCGTGGCTGGTATCCGGAAGCAAGTCCGATGGTTGCCAAATGGTATCGATGGGCGTTAGAAAGGTGTCTATTTTTTCCCGGATGATGGGCTCTACATATGCCATCACCTCTTTTCTCTCTTCTTCTTTAAACATTTTTAGTAGTATTGATAATACAGAGCATTCAGATGATATGCATAGAACTCTGCTTATGCATAGTCCCATACGAACCTGTTATCGCTAGGTAAGTTACCAGCCAAACTGTTGCAGCTGTACCCTGTCTCCTGAAGGCAAAGCTCTACCTTTATAAGAAAAACATACTTGTAAAAATTTACTAAATTCAGGTACTTGCAGAGCATGAAGCGACACAAGCAGTTTACGCCGCTGGTTATTATAGACCGTTTGGCAGAGAAGTGGCCACCCTACGAGCACGGCCATAACTACTATGAGCTTATCTATATCAAGGAAGGATCGGGCTTCCATCACTTGAATGATTCTAAGTTGGAGTATGGCAAGGGTGACGTTTTCGTACTTACCCCCTCAGACAGCCACTACTTTATGATAGATGTGCCAACAAAGTTTATCTCGGTAAGGTTTACCGACTTCAAAGTGCAAAGAGGCCTGAACGCGTCCTATAACTGGAGCCGGGAGATAAACTTGTTAAACAGCCGTGTGGTTCGAAACTCGAAGGTGCTGCTTACGGAGCTGGATAAGGCGCTTACAACGCATATTTTCAGTATACTGTACTCCGTTCGGGAAAATATCATGGAAAACGAGTCGCTGATCTACCTTCAGGTACAATCACTGCTGGCAATCATCAAAAGAAGCCTCCCTGCGGCAATGGAAGCAAAGGCAATCGCTTCGAAAGCAGGGCAGCAAAGCAGACTGGAGCAACTTATATCTTATATTCATGAACATATCACGCAACCGCACCTGCTTCAGACTGCACAGCTGGCGAATAGCTTTTGTATGCCCCAAACATATATAGGTGCTTATTTCAAAAGAAAAATGGATATAACCCTGAAGGATTACATCAACCAGTGCAGGCAAACGTTGATTGAAAGAAGGTTACGGAGTGGGGAGTATACAATGAAAGAGATTGTGTCTGAATTCGGTTTTACCGACGAGAGCCATTTGAATAAGTTCTTTAAAAGGCACAGGGGTGTCAGTCCTAGTGAATTTAGGAAACAGTGACTATTTCTAATATGGTGTCTATAGCAACCGGTGATTTTTATAACCTCTCTTTTACCACTGGCATTACAGGAATTCACCTTATTTCCCCTATACTTAGCATATAGTTATTGTGCATCAGCTTATTATGGTGTTTTATTTCCTTAGTTAACAATTTGACTGCATACGTATCAAATAGCATTTTACGGAACAGTTAAAGTATGTTTTATCCAGCCAGCCCGGGGACAATCAATACTGTTCCTGCTCATTCGGAAATCTACTGCCTTTGACATCAGATACGTATGCTGCGGTAGCATTAGAGATTTGGACATACAAGTCGAGGTACCTGCGGAGAAAACGAGGTGCGAAATCCTTGGAAATACCCAGCATGTCATGCATAACAAGCACCTGTCCATCCACATACTTGCCTGCGCCAATGCCTATTACCGGAATATGAAGTGCTGTAGCCACCTTTTTACCTAAAGTGGCTGGAATTTTTTCTAAAACTACTGCGAAACATCCTGCTTCCTCTAAGGCGAGTGCGTTTTGCACAAGAAGAGTAGCTTCAGCCTCTTCTTTGGCCCGTACTGTGTAGCTGCCAAATTTGTAAATGGACTGAGGCGTTAGCCCCAGATGGCCCATGACAGGTATACCAGCATCAATGATCCTTTTCACTGAGTCAATGATTTCCTGTCCACCTTCCAATTTCAAGGCATGGGCACCAGCCTCTTTCATTAACCGAACCGCTGAGGTAAGTGCCTCTCTGCTGTTACCTTGGTAGGACCCGAAAGGCAGATCAGTGACTACCATAGCCCTTTTAGTAGCCCTTATAACGCTTTGTGTATGATAAATCATATGCTCTAAGGTGATAGGAAGAGTTGTTTCATAACCAGCCATTACATTAGCTGCTGAATCACCAACCAACAGGACATCCACACCGGCATCATCAAAAATGCGTGCCATCGAAAAATCATAGGCAGTGAGCATACTGATCTTTTCTCCTTTGTCCTTCATATTCTGAAGGACCTTGCTTGTTATTTTCTTTATTTCTGAATGAACTGACATGTTTCTGGTCTTCATTGTTTGTAATCTATTCTCTTTGGGTAAACGCCCAGCGCGCGCCTAATAAACCAGGGCAATTATAGAACTATTGAAAATCATTTCATTCGTCGGAATAGCGTTAAGATTGGTATATTTAGCTGAAAATACACAGTATACACAGCAGACAATGGTAAAATACACCTCTTCTGCTCTTGAAACTTTTTATCTAAGTTCAGTTGGAAGATATAAAGACCTTTTCCCTGTCCAGGCATAGTCGGCTCTTTTCAGTACCGGATTATAACCGGGAGTATCTCTTTGTGCAAGCCGCAGATCATCCTTACCTAGAGGAACCTTATCGGGCAGAGAGCTATGCAATAGCCTTTCTAAAAGAAGGTAGCATCCACCTGCAGGCAGGCCTAAACAAATATGATATAGAGGCACCCTCCATTATTACCCTTGGTCCATCTGTCATCCGAAGCTTCCGCAAAAGCAGCGACCTAATGAAGATGGACATTATGTTCTTCAAGGATACATTTCTACTGGAAAAATATGCCGATATATCCTTTTTAGTCAAGTACAACTTCTTTGAAAATACTGACTTGCATGTAATGAGTCTGAAACACCCTTATAATACCAGGTTTAAAAGAATTTTTGAGCTGATAGAGTTGACGCAGTCTGCTGTCAACTATCACCAGGCTGAGATTATCCGGAACTATATCTTTGCTTTGATATATGAAATAGATGCCTCTTACCGGCATACTTCAGGAACACAAACCCAGCTCAATACCTACCCCCTATTCGCTAAATTCAAACATTTGCTAGCGCGCAATTACACTCGAGAGCGGAAGCTAGACTTTTATGCCCGGCAACTTCATGTAACCCCCAAACACCTATCGGCAGCAATTAAAAAGCAAACTGGCAAATCAGCTGGTGAATGGATAAACGAAACTGTCACCCTGGAGGCAAAGGTGCTCCTGCAGAATAGAACTCTTACTGTCTCTCAGGTAAGCGACCTGTTAAATTTTTCAGATCAGTCAGTGTTTGGTAAGTTTTTTAAGGCTAATACAGGTATTTCGCCTGTTGAATACCGAAAGAAGTTTTAATTCTTCACAGTCATAAAATGCTCACCGTCCTAGTCTTCTTGCCTTTCTATAAAAACTTACTCAAAAGGAATTCTTATGCTTTACATTACAGGTGTTATCAAAGTAAAACCTGAGGCCATTGAGACACTAATATTTTTTTTTGAACCACTGGTCGCCGCTACTCGCCACTCAGTTAGAACCAAGTTGCAATTGTTACAAGGTGCATCGTCCTAACTCGGATTCTGCTACTATTATTATGCTGGAAAAGCAGCAATTAGAGGAAAGCATACAGGAACATAACCAATCAAAACATTCTCAGCTGTTTGTAACTAAGATTGAACCAGTGCTTGCATAGCTGTTACAAATTTATACTACGCATAGATTTTTGCGAAATCTAAAAATCCAACTGTAACAGGAAACTAGCAGCTGGCTTATTAGATTAGTGGGAATGAATCGGTACCCACATGGTATCCCAGCCAGTCAAAACTATTAGAACAATTTTATCTTTTCACTTAAACGTACTTTACCACGCGGTTAGTCTTGAAAGGTGCGCATATCTGTTTCCTCTCCATTGTAAGGTAATCAAAGGAGGCTTTCACAATAAGCCATTACGACGAACAATCAGGCCTTTTCGCCGACTATAATTGCTTTATCAAGCGCAATTTTGCCTTATCAAACTTCGCAAGATTTTAGGCATGACAAGCTTAACCAACCAAATTCAGCAAGACAAAAAAGAGGCGCTGCTCAAATATTACTTCGGCTCCAAGGAGACCCTTTATTGCGCCATCTTTGCAACTAGATTAAAACAGTTCAGTGATGAAGTGAGGAAATTTGAAAACCTTGACCTGAATCCTTACCAGAAGCTGGAAGCCTATCTGAATACTTTTATTTCCCAGATAGCAGCAAATAAAGACATACACCGGCTGCTCTGTAACCAGCTTGCTTAAACTTTTATGATTCTCAGCTCAATAATCTGTGGTATAGGCAGATATCCTCTGAACAAACGGCTAGTGTTATTATCTTTTACCGTTTTGCTTACACTGGTTTTCATGCTGATAGCAAGTTCATCAGGTGCTCAAGATATGCGAATCGACTCATACAGAGTTTCACTGGTAGAAGCTATACAATTTGCCAAAACTCAGAACAAATGGGTACAAGCAGCGAAAATAGCGGAAAGCGCCGCCGTTGAAGATAGAAAAGATGCTTATAAGGCCGCTTTGCCAGCTGTAAACACCAACGCTTCCTATCAACGATTTTCTGATCTAACGCTATTCACTGATAGGCTTAACCATGCCGCAACCGGGCCTAGAAAGCCAACTCCTCATACGGCAGCGTTGGGCATTGATGCTCTCTTTAATATCTATAGCGGCGGAAGGCAACAAGCACTGCAAAGCGAACAAGAGGCCCGCTTCAGAATAGCGGAAGTGAATACGCAGGACCAGACGGGTAATATCGCTTTGCAAACGGCGTCTCAGTACTTAGAATTGGTTCGGCTGAATGATTTGAACAAACTCATCCAAGATCAGCTGGGTAGGGCACAAACCCGCTTAAATAACATAAACTCCCTTTTCAGAAATCAGAAAGTAACCAGAAGTGATGTGTTAAGGGCAGAAGTAATGCTATCAAACGTTGAACTCTCCTTACAGCAAAACGAAAATGATGTCATCATAGCCAATCAGAAACTGAATGTTTTGATGAACATCCCAGATTCTGTCCGCATTCTGCCTTCTGATTCTGCAGGGATACCAAAACCAGAGATCACATCTCTATTGCCGTTAATGGAAGAAGCGGGAACTACCTCCTTTGTCGTGCAAAGAGCAGGTCATTACGTTGAGGCACAAAGAGCCAAAGTCAAAGGCGTACAAAGTAACACTTTGCCCTCTCTCAGCTTCTATACGGCCTATGGCCTGAACTATCCTAATTACCTGTTTTTCCCTCCCGTAGATCAGACATATGCCATTGGTTTCGTTGGTCTGAAAGCACAGTACAGTATCTCTTCGCTTTACCACAGCAAGAGCAAAATAGCTGCAAGCAAGCTGAGAGTCAAGGAACTTGAACTACATCAGCAAGCAGCGGTTGATAATGTCCGCATCCAGGCAAACTCCTACTACATCAAATACAAGGAAGCCCTTAACCGTATTTCGGTGAACGAACGATCTGTGGAACAGGCAAGAGTAAACTACCGGATTGTCAGCACAAAATACTTTAACCAACTGGCCCTGTTAACGGACCTGCTTGACGCCGACAACCTGTATCAGGAATCCAGATTCAACCTAATTAAGGCACAAACAGATGCCCTTGCCATCTATTACAACCTACTTTATACCAGCGGTAGATTATAAACCACCATATCGTGGAATATGAAAAAAGAACATCATAAAACACATCCAGGAAACATTGTTATTACAGTCTTTGCAGTAATGCTGGCTCTGACGGGTGCTGGGTATTTCATAAACTATTGGCAATATTCCA is a genomic window containing:
- a CDS encoding PDDEXK nuclease domain-containing protein gives rise to the protein MTPDLVFRDPYVLDFLDLSDAYSERDLKSAILTQLQQFIIELGSDFAFLARQKRIIIDNEDFKIDLLFYHRGLRRLVAIDLKLGRFKAAYKGQMELYLKWLDKYERKEGEESPIGLILCAEKSQEQIELLELDKGHIRVSEYLTQLPPKEVFASRLHKAIELAQVQKDE
- a CDS encoding TetR/AcrR family transcriptional regulator → MTSLTNQIQQDKKEALLKYYFGSKETLYCAIFATRLKQFSDEVRKFENLDLNPYQKLEAYLNTFISQIAANKDIHRLLCNQLA
- the panB gene encoding 3-methyl-2-oxobutanoate hydroxymethyltransferase encodes the protein MSVHSEIKKITSKVLQNMKDKGEKISMLTAYDFSMARIFDDAGVDVLLVGDSAANVMAGYETTLPITLEHMIYHTQSVIRATKRAMVVTDLPFGSYQGNSREALTSAVRLMKEAGAHALKLEGGQEIIDSVKRIIDAGIPVMGHLGLTPQSIYKFGSYTVRAKEEAEATLLVQNALALEEAGCFAVVLEKIPATLGKKVATALHIPVIGIGAGKYVDGQVLVMHDMLGISKDFAPRFLRRYLDLYVQISNATAAYVSDVKGSRFPNEQEQY
- a CDS encoding acyl-ACP desaturase gives rise to the protein MFKEEERKEVMAYVEPIIREKIDTFLTPIDTIWQPSDLLPDTSHDTFHSDLKELQQGAEGLPYDLLVVLIGDTITEEALPTYSSWLSLVRGVGSYREGGWMKWVRHWSAEENRHGDLLNKYLYLCGRINTRMVEVSTQYLIADGFDLQTDHDPYRNFIYTSFQELATNVSHRRVGSLAKKHGEMRLSRMCGMIASDEMRHAKAYKYFFSKIIEIDPNGALVALEDMMRKKIVMPAHFLRELGGKTGKAFVHFSDAAQRLGVYTAADYVAIFKDLLKEWRLESLKHLSDEAERSRDYLFNLADRLTKVADRIKAPSLEYQFSWING
- a CDS encoding AraC family transcriptional regulator encodes the protein MKRHKQFTPLVIIDRLAEKWPPYEHGHNYYELIYIKEGSGFHHLNDSKLEYGKGDVFVLTPSDSHYFMIDVPTKFISVRFTDFKVQRGLNASYNWSREINLLNSRVVRNSKVLLTELDKALTTHIFSILYSVRENIMENESLIYLQVQSLLAIIKRSLPAAMEAKAIASKAGQQSRLEQLISYIHEHITQPHLLQTAQLANSFCMPQTYIGAYFKRKMDITLKDYINQCRQTLIERRLRSGEYTMKEIVSEFGFTDESHLNKFFKRHRGVSPSEFRKQ
- a CDS encoding ribonucleoside-diphosphate reductase small subunit produces the protein MEPILKENPNRFVLFPIQHEEVWQMYKKAEASFWVSEEIDLGQDMKDWENLNDGERHFISHVLAFFAASDGIVNENLAVNFMNEVQIPEARCFYGFQIMMENIHAETYSLLIDTYIKDQQEKDRMFRALETVPAVKKKGEWALRWIESENFTERLIAFAAVEGIFFSGSFCSIFWLKKRGLMPGLTFSNELISRDEGVHCDFACLLYSMLENKLPEERVHEIIRDAVSIEQEFVTDSLPVDLIGMNAKLMSQYIEFVADRLLVELGYSKVYNSTNPFDFMEMISLQGKTNFFEKRVGDYQKAGVMADRGKNVFSLNEEF
- a CDS encoding IS3 family transposase; amino-acid sequence: MGFMVEEHGVSVRQACKAAGVARSTFEYKPVEKDDSQIEEQLQLLVEKHPAIGFWQCFHRIRRKGHEWNHKRVYRVYSQLRLNIRRRHKKRLPARVKQALFQPDRINQVWSVDFMSDSLWDGRKFRLLNIVDDYNREILTMEADLSIPALRLVRVLRVPQRVQGAAGDDPGGQRAGVYLPETGGLVQGEQGEAGVHPAWQAHAERLR
- a CDS encoding helix-turn-helix domain-containing protein, whose translation is MQAADHPYLEEPYRAESYAIAFLKEGSIHLQAGLNKYDIEAPSIITLGPSVIRSFRKSSDLMKMDIMFFKDTFLLEKYADISFLVKYNFFENTDLHVMSLKHPYNTRFKRIFELIELTQSAVNYHQAEIIRNYIFALIYEIDASYRHTSGTQTQLNTYPLFAKFKHLLARNYTRERKLDFYARQLHVTPKHLSAAIKKQTGKSAGEWINETVTLEAKVLLQNRTLTVSQVSDLLNFSDQSVFGKFFKANTGISPVEYRKKF
- a CDS encoding TolC family protein, coding for MRIDSYRVSLVEAIQFAKTQNKWVQAAKIAESAAVEDRKDAYKAALPAVNTNASYQRFSDLTLFTDRLNHAATGPRKPTPHTAALGIDALFNIYSGGRQQALQSEQEARFRIAEVNTQDQTGNIALQTASQYLELVRLNDLNKLIQDQLGRAQTRLNNINSLFRNQKVTRSDVLRAEVMLSNVELSLQQNENDVIIANQKLNVLMNIPDSVRILPSDSAGIPKPEITSLLPLMEEAGTTSFVVQRAGHYVEAQRAKVKGVQSNTLPSLSFYTAYGLNYPNYLFFPPVDQTYAIGFVGLKAQYSISSLYHSKSKIAASKLRVKELELHQQAAVDNVRIQANSYYIKYKEALNRISVNERSVEQARVNYRIVSTKYFNQLALLTDLLDADNLYQESRFNLIKAQTDALAIYYNLLYTSGRL
- a CDS encoding integrase core domain-containing protein; its protein translation is MDNGPEFISQKLEDWCRENKVRLVFIQPGKPMQNAYVERCNGSIRRELLNAYVFRTLDEVRQKTEEWMEDYNHHRPHQALNFRTPVELLEEM